The genomic stretch GCCAAAGCAAATTTCCCAACGCTTCCTTTACCCAGAAACATTTGTGCATGACTAATTCTATTCTCTTTAACCGTGTTTATCAATCGCTCTTTTAGCGATTCCTGACCAATAATATCTTTAAACTGCATAGGATTTTAATTAACACAAAATTAGAATTTTTTCGCAAAAGAAAAATTTATCTTTGCCCTCTTTAAACCTAAACGTATTTTAAGCGTCTAAAACCAAAAACACACAAAACATGACAAAAAAATTAATCATTCTTGCTGGATTAATGCTAAGTATAATCCAGATTAGCCTGTCTCAAACCAAGCCGGGCGGAAGAAATGGACGTTCTATGGATCCTAATAATCTTCCAAAAATTGGCATTGTAAAAGGAAATGTAATTGATGCTGACAATAGCGAAATTGTAGAATATGCTACCATAGCCCTTTTTCATAAACGATTTAAAAAAATTGTAGTAGGCGGTATTACCGATCGACATGGAAACTTTATCATTGAGAATATTCCGATGGGAAAATATCTAATGAAAGTGGAATTTATTGGTTACGAACCTTTTATTATTGAAGAAGTTAAAATTGAACGTGATAACTTTGAACATCTATTTAAAGACATTAAGATTAAATCTAAAATGACGGTTCTGAATGAAGTAAACATTACTGCCGAACGTGCTGTTATTGTAAATAAAATAGATAGGAAAGTAGTAAGCGTTGACAAAGACCTTGTTTCAGCAGGCGGATCAGCCGTTGATGTTTTGGAGAATGTTCCTTCTATTGATGTGGATACCGACGGAAACATAAGTTTAAGAGGCAGTCAAAATGTAACTATTTTAATTGATGGTCGCCCAAGCGGATTATCTGCCGAATCTACTGGAGCTTTACTCGAAAGTATTCCATCAGAAAGTATCGAATCTATTGAAATCATTACCAACCCATCTGCCAAATACGATCCTGAGGGTGTTAGCGGTATTTTAAATGTAGTTCTTAAAAAGAATAAGCTTACCGGATTTAACGGACAAGTGAGTGCCGGAATTGGAACAAACGGCTCCTATAATGCAGGCGCAAGTTTAAATTATCGTAATACCAAAATGAATATCAGTGCCAATTATAATTTCAGGCAGTTTGAACGCCCTATAGATGGCTTTAGCAATAAAACGATTTTTGTAGGAGATACAATTAAACACTATGGAGACATAAACGAAAGCGACCGTACAGGCATTATGCACAGCGCTTCAATAAATGCCGATTTTTTCTTAAATCCAACAAACTCTTGGAGTTTTGGTGGAAGAGTCAGCAGCAGAAATATGGAAAGAACTCAATTCAATATTTATGAAAACTATTATGGTTTTAATGAATCTTTTAATCCAAAAACGACAACGGACTATTTCAGAAATGATATCAACAGTGATTATTTAGGATTCAGTTATGATTTAAACAGCAATTACAGAAAAATATTCAGTTCTAAAGATCATTTCTTAGAAGCTGAAATTGCCTATTCCAATTATGATAATGAAATGAACCAAAACCGTGCAACTACCTCTATAGATGACCTTTACTACCCTGACGGATTTATCCCTAACGACTTATCAGAGAATACACTATCAGAAAGCAACATAAAGACATTTCGCCTGGATTATGCGCAACCTTTTGAAAATAGCAAACTGGAATTGGGAGCCAAAACTACCTTACGTACAATGGGAAACGATTATGTTGCCGGTCAATTAAGTAACGATATTATTATACCAGATATAGCATTGACTAACGAATTTATTTATACCGAGAATGTATATGCAGCATACGCACAGTTTGGTGGCGAAATTGGAAAATTCAGCTATCAAACAGGCTTACGCGGAGAATTGGCCGATATTAATTCTGAGCTAGTCACTACCGGTGAGAAATATCCACGAGAATATTTCAGTCTTTATCCAAGCGTTTTCTTATTACAAAAGATTAACAAAGACAACGAGATTAATCTTAATTATAGTCGCAGAGTAAACCGTCCTCGTAGCCGCCAATTGAATCCCTTTGGCAACTCCAGCGACCCCTACAATATCCGAAGAGGAAATCCTGATTTGAATCCTGAATATGTAAGTGCTCTTGAAGCGGGCTATACTAGATATATTGGCAAATCAATGTTAAATGCAACTGTTTACTACCGTTATATTACGGACGTTATTGAAAATGTAAACTTAATAGATGACTACGGCGTTTCAACG from Bacteroidales bacterium encodes the following:
- a CDS encoding TonB-dependent receptor, which encodes MTKKLIILAGLMLSIIQISLSQTKPGGRNGRSMDPNNLPKIGIVKGNVIDADNSEIVEYATIALFHKRFKKIVVGGITDRHGNFIIENIPMGKYLMKVEFIGYEPFIIEEVKIERDNFEHLFKDIKIKSKMTVLNEVNITAERAVIVNKIDRKVVSVDKDLVSAGGSAVDVLENVPSIDVDTDGNISLRGSQNVTILIDGRPSGLSAESTGALLESIPSESIESIEIITNPSAKYDPEGVSGILNVVLKKNKLTGFNGQVSAGIGTNGSYNAGASLNYRNTKMNISANYNFRQFERPIDGFSNKTIFVGDTIKHYGDINESDRTGIMHSASINADFFLNPTNSWSFGGRVSSRNMERTQFNIYENYYGFNESFNPKTTTDYFRNDINSDYLGFSYDLNSNYRKIFSSKDHFLEAEIAYSNYDNEMNQNRATTSIDDLYYPDGFIPNDLSENTLSESNIKTFRLDYAQPFENSKLELGAKTTLRTMGNDYVAGQLSNDIIIPDIALTNEFIYTENVYAAYAQFGGEIGKFSYQTGLRGELADINSELVTTGEKYPREYFSLYPSVFLLQKINKDNEINLNYSRRVNRPRSRQLNPFGNSSDPYNIRRGNPDLNPEYVSALEAGYTRYIGKSMLNATVYYRYITDVIENVNLIDDYGVSTVTYQNIGSRESYGGELTFSGQFYKWWSMNAGFNFYQLSYSSGESAELSNEGFTWNFKASNNFRINPNLSAQLSGRYDAARVIPQGSMDARF